A region from the Sphingopyxis lindanitolerans genome encodes:
- a CDS encoding ABCB family ABC transporter ATP-binding protein/permease, which produces MPPDTATSADRSREPPVLATLRRFLPYLWPAGQGGHKVRIILAALIVLASKGVQLSMGFLYGAAIDRMAPGMQAGVALAIGLVVAYAGARFAGVLFDNLRNVVFERVGQDATRELAIATFTHLHALSLRFHLARRTGEVTKVIERGTKSIDTMLYFLLFNIAPTLIELIAVIAIFWTKFSFGLAGATAAMVVVYIGFTRRVTDWRTALRTRMNDLDTLTVGRSVDSLLNYETVKYFGAEEREAARYRDVADQYARAAVKSENSLAWLNVGQSFITNAAMAAAMAYTVWGWSKGQFAVGDVVLVNTLLAQLFRPLDLLGMVYRTIRQGLIDMEAMFRLIDTPPEIKDADGAPMLAVAGGAVTFENIVFGYDSDRTILNGVSFAVGAGETLAIVGPSGAGKSTIARLLYRFYDPQGGRILIDGQDIKAVTQKSLRAEIGIVPQDTVLFNDSIGYNIAYGRADASIEEIAAAATGAAIDGFIAILPQGYETEVGERGLKLSGGEKQRVAIARTLLKNPPILILDEATSALDSRTEAAIQDTLERIAARRTTLVIAHRLSTVTGADRIIVLERGRVVETGTHDQLLEMRGLYADMWARQQAEKEEGTV; this is translated from the coding sequence ATGCCGCCCGATACCGCCACCTCCGCCGACAGAAGCCGCGAACCGCCCGTCCTGGCGACGCTGCGGCGGTTCCTGCCCTATCTGTGGCCCGCGGGGCAGGGCGGGCACAAGGTGCGGATCATCCTCGCCGCGCTGATCGTGCTGGCGTCAAAGGGCGTGCAGCTATCGATGGGCTTTCTCTATGGTGCCGCGATCGATCGCATGGCGCCGGGGATGCAAGCGGGCGTGGCGCTCGCGATCGGGCTGGTCGTCGCTTACGCCGGCGCGCGCTTCGCCGGGGTGCTGTTCGACAATCTGCGCAACGTCGTGTTCGAACGAGTCGGGCAGGATGCGACGCGCGAATTGGCGATTGCGACCTTCACCCACCTCCATGCGCTGTCCTTGCGCTTCCATCTCGCGCGGCGGACGGGCGAGGTGACCAAGGTGATCGAGCGCGGGACCAAGAGCATCGACACGATGCTCTATTTCCTGCTCTTCAACATCGCGCCGACCCTGATCGAGCTGATCGCGGTGATCGCGATCTTCTGGACCAAGTTCAGCTTTGGCCTCGCGGGCGCGACCGCGGCGATGGTGGTCGTCTATATCGGCTTCACGCGGCGGGTGACCGACTGGCGCACCGCGCTGCGCACGCGGATGAACGACCTTGACACGCTGACCGTCGGGCGCAGCGTCGACAGCCTGCTCAATTACGAAACGGTCAAATATTTCGGTGCCGAGGAGCGCGAGGCGGCGCGCTATCGCGATGTCGCCGACCAATATGCCCGCGCCGCGGTGAAGAGCGAGAACAGCCTCGCCTGGCTGAATGTCGGGCAAAGCTTCATCACCAACGCGGCGATGGCGGCAGCGATGGCCTATACGGTGTGGGGCTGGTCGAAGGGGCAGTTCGCGGTCGGCGACGTCGTGCTGGTCAACACCCTGCTCGCGCAGCTTTTTCGCCCGCTCGACCTGCTCGGCATGGTCTATCGCACGATCCGCCAGGGGCTGATCGATATGGAAGCGATGTTTCGCCTGATCGACACCCCGCCCGAAATCAAGGACGCCGACGGCGCGCCGATGCTGGCCGTGGCGGGCGGCGCGGTGACGTTCGAAAATATCGTCTTCGGCTACGACTCCGACCGCACGATCCTGAACGGCGTCAGCTTCGCGGTCGGCGCCGGCGAGACGCTGGCGATCGTCGGGCCGTCGGGGGCGGGCAAGTCGACGATCGCGCGGCTGCTCTATCGCTTCTACGATCCGCAGGGCGGGCGGATCCTGATCGACGGGCAGGACATCAAGGCGGTGACCCAGAAGAGCCTGCGCGCCGAGATTGGCATCGTCCCGCAGGACACGGTGCTGTTCAACGATTCGATCGGCTACAACATCGCCTATGGCCGCGCCGATGCCAGCATCGAAGAGATTGCCGCCGCGGCCACGGGCGCGGCGATCGACGGTTTCATCGCGATCCTGCCGCAAGGCTATGAGACCGAGGTCGGCGAGCGCGGGCTGAAGCTGTCGGGGGGCGAGAAACAGCGCGTCGCGATCGCGCGCACCTTGCTGAAAAACCCGCCGATCCTGATCCTCGACGAAGCGACGAGCGCGCTCGACAGCCGCACCGAGGCGGCGATCCAGGACACGCTCGAACGCATCGCCGCACGCCGCACGACGCTGGTGATCGCGCACCGCCTGTCGACGGTGACGGGCGCCGACCGGATCATCGTGCTCGAGCGCGGCCGCGTCGTCGAAACGGGGACGCACGATCAACTGCTGGAGATGCGCGGCCTCTACGCCGACATGTGGGCGCGCCAGCAGGCGGAGAAGGAAGAGGGGACGGTTTAG
- the ybaL gene encoding YbaL family putative K(+) efflux transporter has protein sequence MLHDTTLIGTVVAGLGVAFLMGALAHRLRISPIAGYLLAGVLVGPFTPGIVADTGLALQLAEIGVILLMFGVGLHFSLKDLLSVRKIAVPGAMVQIAVATALGVMLGLWLGWPFAGSLIFGLALSVASTVVLLRALQAQDMVESEKGRIAVGWLIVEDLAMVLALVLLPAMFGARGDEGTSAGLLQSAAIVLVKVVGFVAFMLVVARRILPAVLHWVAHSGSRELFRLAVLAIALGVAFGAAVVFDVSLALGAFFAGMILGETPLSRRAAEETLPLRDAFAVLFFVSVGMLFDPKVLVEQPLPLIATVAIIVVGKSFAAYAIVRAFGHPNHTAMTIAVSLAQIGEFSFILAGLGVGLKVMPPEARDLILAGSILSILLNPILFTLVVKRLRADAAPETAIEAEDSGKPVSAGAGVVLIGYGRVGSHIGNLICGRGERLVVIEDQKDMAAAAEAAGATVIVGDATKESVLYQAGLDSARTLLVAIPEGVEAGAIVRRARAINPKLVIVARAHSDAEVADLVRRGADHVVMAERETATRMAERALLAGI, from the coding sequence ATGCTACATGACACCACCCTGATCGGCACCGTGGTCGCCGGCCTTGGCGTTGCTTTCCTGATGGGGGCGCTCGCGCATCGGCTGCGCATTTCGCCGATCGCGGGCTATCTGCTTGCGGGGGTGCTGGTCGGGCCGTTCACGCCGGGAATCGTCGCCGACACGGGCCTTGCGCTCCAGCTTGCGGAGATCGGCGTGATCCTGCTGATGTTCGGGGTCGGCCTGCATTTCTCGCTCAAGGATCTGCTGTCGGTGCGCAAAATCGCGGTGCCGGGGGCGATGGTGCAGATCGCGGTGGCGACCGCGCTCGGCGTCATGCTGGGGTTGTGGCTCGGCTGGCCTTTCGCGGGCAGCCTGATTTTCGGCCTCGCGCTGTCGGTCGCGAGCACGGTGGTGCTGCTGCGCGCGCTCCAGGCGCAGGACATGGTCGAGTCCGAAAAGGGGCGCATCGCGGTCGGCTGGCTGATCGTTGAGGATCTGGCGATGGTGCTCGCGCTCGTGTTGCTGCCCGCGATGTTCGGCGCGCGCGGTGACGAGGGGACGAGCGCCGGGCTGCTCCAATCGGCGGCGATCGTGCTGGTCAAGGTCGTTGGTTTCGTCGCCTTCATGCTTGTCGTCGCGCGGCGGATATTGCCCGCGGTGCTGCACTGGGTCGCGCATTCGGGCTCGCGCGAACTGTTCCGCCTCGCGGTGCTCGCGATCGCGCTGGGGGTCGCGTTCGGCGCGGCCGTCGTGTTCGACGTGAGCTTGGCGCTCGGCGCCTTCTTTGCCGGGATGATCCTTGGCGAAACGCCATTGAGCCGCCGCGCGGCGGAGGAAACGCTGCCGCTGCGTGACGCCTTCGCGGTGCTGTTCTTCGTCTCGGTGGGGATGTTGTTCGATCCGAAAGTGCTGGTCGAACAGCCGCTGCCGCTGATCGCGACGGTGGCGATCATCGTCGTCGGCAAGTCATTCGCCGCCTATGCGATCGTCCGCGCCTTCGGCCATCCGAACCACACTGCGATGACGATCGCCGTCAGCCTGGCGCAAATCGGCGAATTTTCGTTCATCCTCGCGGGACTCGGCGTCGGGCTGAAGGTGATGCCGCCCGAGGCACGCGACCTGATCCTGGCGGGGTCGATCCTGTCGATCCTGCTCAACCCTATTCTCTTTACGCTGGTGGTGAAAAGGCTCCGCGCCGACGCGGCTCCCGAAACGGCGATAGAGGCCGAAGACAGCGGAAAGCCGGTGTCGGCGGGCGCGGGGGTGGTGTTGATCGGATACGGCCGCGTCGGCAGTCATATCGGCAATCTGATCTGCGGGCGCGGCGAGCGGCTGGTGGTGATCGAGGATCAGAAGGACATGGCCGCCGCCGCCGAAGCGGCAGGCGCGACGGTGATCGTCGGCGACGCGACGAAGGAAAGCGTGCTGTACCAGGCGGGGCTCGACAGCGCGCGGACGCTGCTCGTCGCAATCCCCGAAGGCGTCGAAGCGGGTGCGATCGTACGGCGCGCGCGCGCGATCAACCCCAAGCTGGTGATCGTCGCCCGCGCCCATTCGGACGCGGAGGTTGCCGATTTGGTGCGGCGCGGCGCTGACCATGTCGTGATGGCCGAGCGCGAGACGGCGACGCGAATGGCCGAACGGGCGTTGCTGGCGGGAATTTGA
- the recQ gene encoding DNA helicase RecQ, whose amino-acid sequence MSADALLPLLKSTFGFDAFRGRQAEVVDRVMAGERTLAVMPTGAGKSLTYQLPAVALDGCVVVVSPLIALMHDQLRGARAAGISAASLTSVDADFAETRQAYRDGQLDLLYIAPERATGEGFRALMEARTPALFAIDEAHCVSEWGHDFRPDYRLLRPLLDAYPAVPRLALTATADRHTREDILVQLGIPAEGLVLAGFDRPNIRYRVAPRVSPAKQLTDFIVANPGPGIVYCPTRDGTERMAAKLAAATGRPVAAYHAGLDPERRARVQHDFVASEDGIVTATVAFGMGIDKPDVRFVAHAGLPKSIESYYQETGRAGRDGDPAEALMLWGADDFARARMRLGELPEARMAGERARLNALGALVETVECRRALLLRHFGENPPERCGNCDTCLDPPKQLDATVLAQKLLSAVYRTGQSFGAGHVEAVLTGKRDERIAQRGHDKLSVFGIVEGEEARLIKPLVRTLVAREALETTEHGGLMFGPAARAMMKGETPVLIAEPPVRRTQRDGGRAARRGDGAAANPVGDPLFDALRAMRRELAAEAQVPPYVIFHDAALRAMASERPATRADLGTIPGVGAKKLEAWGDAFLDVIRQY is encoded by the coding sequence ATGTCTGCCGACGCACTCCTTCCGCTCCTTAAATCCACCTTCGGTTTCGACGCTTTCCGCGGCCGCCAGGCCGAGGTGGTCGACCGCGTGATGGCGGGCGAGCGGACGCTCGCGGTGATGCCGACGGGGGCGGGCAAGTCGCTGACCTATCAGCTTCCCGCCGTGGCGCTCGACGGCTGCGTCGTCGTCGTGTCGCCGCTGATCGCGCTGATGCACGACCAGTTGCGCGGCGCGCGCGCGGCGGGGATAAGCGCGGCGTCGCTGACCAGCGTCGATGCCGACTTCGCCGAAACGCGGCAGGCGTATCGCGACGGCCAACTCGACCTCCTCTACATCGCGCCCGAGCGCGCGACGGGCGAGGGATTTCGCGCGCTGATGGAAGCGCGCACTCCGGCGCTGTTCGCGATCGACGAGGCGCATTGCGTGTCCGAATGGGGGCATGATTTCCGCCCCGACTATCGGCTGCTCAGACCCCTGCTCGACGCCTATCCGGCGGTGCCGCGGCTCGCGCTGACCGCGACCGCCGACCGGCACACGCGCGAGGATATCCTCGTCCAGCTCGGCATCCCGGCCGAAGGGCTGGTGCTCGCGGGCTTCGACCGGCCCAACATCCGCTATCGCGTGGCGCCGCGGGTGAGCCCGGCAAAGCAGCTCACCGACTTCATCGTCGCCAATCCGGGGCCGGGGATCGTCTATTGCCCGACCCGCGACGGGACCGAGCGCATGGCGGCAAAGCTCGCGGCGGCGACGGGGCGGCCGGTCGCCGCCTATCACGCCGGGCTCGACCCCGAACGGCGCGCGCGCGTCCAGCATGATTTTGTCGCGTCGGAGGACGGGATCGTCACCGCGACGGTCGCGTTCGGCATGGGGATCGACAAGCCCGACGTGCGCTTCGTCGCGCACGCGGGGCTGCCCAAATCGATCGAGAGCTATTATCAGGAAACGGGACGCGCGGGGCGCGACGGCGACCCCGCCGAGGCGCTGATGCTGTGGGGCGCCGACGATTTCGCGCGGGCGCGGATGCGGCTCGGCGAACTGCCCGAGGCGCGCATGGCGGGCGAGCGGGCGCGGCTCAATGCGCTGGGGGCACTGGTCGAGACGGTCGAGTGTCGCCGCGCGCTGCTGCTGCGGCATTTCGGCGAAAATCCGCCCGAGCGCTGCGGCAATTGCGACACCTGCCTCGACCCGCCGAAGCAGCTCGACGCGACGGTGCTTGCGCAGAAACTGCTCTCGGCGGTCTATCGCACCGGGCAAAGCTTTGGCGCCGGGCATGTCGAGGCGGTGCTGACCGGCAAGCGCGACGAGCGCATCGCCCAGCGCGGGCACGACAAATTGTCGGTGTTCGGGATCGTCGAGGGCGAGGAGGCGCGGCTGATCAAACCGCTCGTCCGCACACTCGTCGCGCGCGAGGCGCTGGAAACGACCGAGCATGGCGGGCTGATGTTCGGCCCGGCGGCGCGCGCGATGATGAAGGGCGAGACGCCGGTGCTGATCGCCGAGCCGCCGGTCCGCCGGACCCAGCGCGACGGTGGGCGCGCGGCGCGGCGCGGCGACGGCGCAGCGGCGAACCCGGTCGGCGATCCGCTGTTCGACGCGCTCCGCGCGATGCGCCGCGAACTGGCCGCGGAGGCTCAGGTGCCGCCCTATGTGATCTTCCACGACGCTGCGCTGCGCGCGATGGCGAGCGAGCGCCCGGCGACGCGCGCGGACCTGGGGACGATTCCCGGCGTCGGGGCCAAGAAACTCGAAGCATGGGGCGATGCGTTTCTGGACGTGATCCGGCAGTATTGA
- a CDS encoding TIGR01244 family sulfur transferase yields MSDFRPLSAQFSVAPQIGIEDIADAKAQGFALIVNNRPDGEAPAAPQGDHIAGACAAEGLAYAAIPIGQAGFSHAQIDALDKLLAAATGPILAYCRSGTRSTHLWALARARAGEDVDGIVAAAAKAGYDLTGLRPMLDALAGEK; encoded by the coding sequence ATGAGTGATTTTCGACCCCTGTCCGCCCAGTTCAGCGTCGCCCCGCAAATCGGCATCGAGGATATCGCCGACGCCAAGGCGCAGGGCTTTGCGCTGATCGTCAACAACCGCCCCGATGGCGAGGCGCCCGCGGCGCCGCAGGGCGATCATATCGCGGGCGCCTGCGCGGCCGAAGGGCTGGCCTATGCCGCGATCCCGATCGGCCAAGCGGGGTTCAGCCACGCGCAGATCGACGCGCTCGACAAGCTGCTGGCCGCGGCGACGGGACCGATCCTCGCCTATTGCCGGTCGGGAACGCGCTCGACGCACCTCTGGGCGCTGGCACGCGCGCGGGCGGGCGAGGATGTCGACGGCATCGTCGCGGCGGCGGCGAAGGCGGGGTATGACCTGACCGGGCTCAGGCCGATGCTGGACGCGCTCGCGGGGGAAAAATGA
- a CDS encoding sterol desaturase family protein, with the protein MDKLPDPVVYAVPGFILLLIAEMIIARRRDTSRYEARDTLTSLMLGTISQVAGAAVGAAVIGMAVWVYQFRLFDIGIDFRHWWWAWVLCFFLDDLAYYAFHRSAHRVRWFWASHVIHHSSQHYNLSTALRQTWTGFFSLSFLFRLPLFLIGFPPAMAFFCAGLNLIYQFWIHTEAIGRMPKWFEAVMNTPSHHRVHHGVNPRYLDANYAGVFIIWDKMFGSFVAERDDDPVRYGIVKQLGSFNILWAAVHEWVGIAKDVWTAPWRHKLSYMWREPGWSHDGSRQTSAMIKERWVAGRAVEEPAE; encoded by the coding sequence GTGGATAAGCTCCCCGATCCCGTCGTCTACGCCGTTCCGGGCTTCATCCTGCTGCTGATCGCCGAGATGATCATCGCGCGCCGCCGCGACACGAGTCGCTACGAAGCGCGCGATACGCTGACCTCGCTGATGCTCGGGACGATCAGCCAGGTCGCGGGGGCAGCGGTCGGCGCGGCGGTGATCGGCATGGCGGTGTGGGTCTATCAGTTCCGCCTGTTCGACATCGGCATCGATTTTCGTCACTGGTGGTGGGCGTGGGTCCTCTGCTTCTTCCTCGACGACCTGGCCTATTATGCCTTCCACCGCAGCGCGCACCGCGTGCGCTGGTTCTGGGCGAGTCATGTCATCCACCACAGTTCGCAGCATTATAATCTGTCGACCGCGCTGCGGCAGACCTGGACGGGCTTTTTCAGCCTGAGCTTCCTGTTTCGTCTGCCCTTGTTCCTGATCGGCTTTCCGCCCGCGATGGCCTTTTTCTGCGCCGGGCTCAACCTCATCTACCAGTTCTGGATCCATACCGAGGCGATCGGGCGGATGCCGAAATGGTTCGAGGCGGTGATGAATACGCCGTCGCACCACCGTGTCCACCACGGCGTCAATCCGCGCTACCTCGACGCCAACTACGCCGGGGTCTTCATCATCTGGGACAAGATGTTCGGCAGCTTCGTCGCCGAACGCGACGACGATCCGGTGCGCTATGGCATCGTCAAGCAACTCGGCAGCTTCAACATCCTCTGGGCTGCGGTGCATGAATGGGTCGGGATCGCGAAGGATGTGTGGACCGCGCCGTGGCGGCACAAGCTCTCCTATATGTGGCGCGAGCCCGGCTGGAGCCACGACGGCAGCCGACAGACGAGCGCGATGATCAAGGAACGCTGGGTCGCGGGGCGGGCGGTCGAGGAGCCAGCGGAATAG
- a CDS encoding GMC family oxidoreductase, whose amino-acid sequence MDQFDIIVIGGGSAGSAAAGRLAGDGTRTICLVEAGGTNDTIRVKTPGFMPFIPDASNYRYETVPQKGLNGRIGYQPRGRGLGGSSAINAMVYIRGHQFDYDQWASLGATGWSYADVLPFFKRSEGNERGGDDFHGADGPLNVMDQRWPNVTSRRFVESAAALQLPRTADFNRPDNEGFGLYQVTQKAGERWSAARAYVEPLRGKANFTVRTGALVEKILVEDGRATGVVIRRGPKRETLRARGGVILSAGAFNSPQILMLSGIGPAAHLKDKGLDVVADREGVGANLQDHIDYVTSWETRSADPFGDSLGGTWRMVKAIFEHRTRRTGIMTTCFAEAGGFWKSRPDLPAPDVQYHFVPAMLEDHGRTKVKGHGFSCHACVLRPESRGSVTLASGDAAAAPLIDPGFLTDERDMASLRAGVRMMHRIVAAPPLSDYAGVDRHPVDLGDDAALDALIRSRADTVYHPVGTCRMGSDADAVVDPTLRLNGVEGLWVADASIMPRLVSGNTNAPSIMIGERAADFVQAALG is encoded by the coding sequence ATGGATCAGTTCGACATCATCGTCATCGGCGGCGGCAGCGCGGGGAGCGCGGCGGCGGGACGGCTCGCCGGGGACGGAACGCGGACGATATGCCTCGTCGAGGCGGGCGGGACCAACGACACGATCCGCGTCAAGACGCCGGGCTTCATGCCCTTCATCCCCGATGCGTCCAACTATCGCTACGAGACGGTGCCGCAGAAGGGGCTGAACGGCCGCATCGGCTATCAGCCACGCGGGCGCGGGCTGGGCGGGTCGAGCGCGATCAATGCGATGGTCTATATCCGCGGGCACCAGTTCGACTACGACCAATGGGCCTCGCTCGGCGCGACGGGGTGGAGCTATGCCGACGTGCTGCCCTTCTTCAAGCGCAGCGAGGGCAATGAGCGTGGCGGCGACGATTTTCACGGCGCCGACGGGCCGCTCAACGTCATGGATCAGCGCTGGCCCAATGTGACGAGCCGGCGCTTCGTCGAGAGCGCGGCGGCGCTGCAATTGCCGCGCACCGCCGATTTCAACCGCCCCGACAACGAGGGGTTCGGCCTCTATCAGGTGACGCAGAAGGCGGGCGAACGCTGGTCGGCGGCGCGCGCCTATGTCGAGCCGCTGCGCGGGAAAGCCAATTTCACGGTGCGCACCGGCGCGCTGGTCGAAAAGATATTGGTCGAGGATGGCCGCGCGACCGGCGTCGTGATCCGGCGCGGGCCGAAGCGCGAGACGCTGCGCGCGCGCGGCGGCGTGATCCTGTCGGCGGGGGCGTTCAACAGCCCGCAGATATTGATGTTGTCGGGGATCGGTCCGGCCGCGCACCTGAAGGACAAGGGTCTGGATGTGGTCGCCGACCGCGAAGGCGTCGGCGCCAATTTGCAGGACCATATCGACTATGTGACGAGCTGGGAGACGCGCTCGGCCGACCCGTTCGGCGACAGCCTGGGCGGCACGTGGCGGATGGTGAAGGCGATTTTCGAGCATCGCACGCGGCGCACCGGGATCATGACGACCTGTTTCGCCGAGGCGGGAGGCTTCTGGAAATCGCGCCCTGACCTGCCCGCGCCCGACGTGCAATATCATTTCGTCCCCGCGATGCTCGAGGATCATGGGCGGACCAAGGTCAAGGGACACGGCTTTTCGTGCCACGCCTGTGTGTTGCGCCCCGAAAGCCGGGGCAGCGTGACGCTGGCGTCGGGCGATGCAGCGGCGGCGCCGCTGATCGACCCCGGCTTCCTGACCGACGAGCGCGACATGGCGAGCTTGCGCGCCGGAGTGCGGATGATGCACCGCATCGTCGCCGCGCCGCCTTTGTCGGACTATGCCGGCGTCGACCGGCACCCGGTGGACTTGGGCGATGATGCGGCGCTCGACGCGCTGATCCGCAGCCGCGCGGACACGGTCTATCACCCCGTCGGGACATGCCGGATGGGCAGCGATGCCGACGCGGTGGTCGATCCGACGTTGCGGCTGAACGGGGTCGAGGGTTTGTGGGTCGCCGACGCGAGCATCATGCCGCGGCTGGTGTCGGGCAATACCAATGCGCCGAGCATCATGATCGGCGAACGCGCCGCCGATTTCGTGCAGGCGGCGCTGGGGTGA
- a CDS encoding ammonium transporter: MKFANKIAAAAGATALALFAALPAWAQDAAATPAPVVDKGDTAWMMTSTILVLAMILPGLALFYGGLTRTKNMLSTMTQIGALACLAMIIWVVYGYGLAFGPEGNAVIAWGKFFLAGVTPDSLADTFSDGFKLPEYVFISFQMTFAAITLALVLGATVERMKFSAALIFGVIWLTIVYFPIAHMVWAAGGFLFEGGMFGTSLPAALDFAGGTVVHINAGVSALVASLILGKRIGYQKEIMAPHSLTLTMVGTGLLWVGWFGFNAGSALEANGSAALAMINTFVATASAALFWMLAETVAGHKPSALGFCSGIIAGLVAVTPAAGNSGPFGAIVLGAVASVICFYAVTVLKPKLGYDDALDAFGIHGIGGIVGAIGTGIVYAPSLGGPGGDDFAIGPQVATQIIAVLVAIVWATVGTLIATSIAKAVTGLRVSEEVEREGLDLGEHGERAYNI; this comes from the coding sequence ATGAAATTCGCCAATAAGATTGCGGCTGCCGCCGGGGCCACCGCCCTCGCGCTGTTCGCGGCGCTGCCCGCCTGGGCGCAGGACGCGGCCGCCACGCCCGCACCCGTGGTCGACAAGGGCGACACCGCCTGGATGATGACCTCGACCATACTCGTCCTCGCGATGATCCTGCCGGGCCTCGCGCTTTTCTATGGCGGCCTCACCCGCACCAAGAACATGCTCTCGACGATGACGCAGATCGGCGCGCTGGCCTGCCTCGCGATGATCATCTGGGTCGTCTACGGCTATGGCCTCGCCTTCGGGCCAGAGGGCAATGCCGTCATCGCCTGGGGCAAATTCTTCCTTGCCGGGGTAACGCCCGACAGCCTTGCCGACACCTTTTCGGACGGCTTCAAGCTGCCCGAATATGTGTTCATCAGCTTCCAGATGACCTTCGCCGCGATCACCCTCGCGCTGGTTCTCGGCGCCACGGTCGAGCGGATGAAATTCTCGGCCGCGCTCATCTTCGGCGTGATCTGGCTGACGATCGTCTATTTCCCGATCGCGCATATGGTGTGGGCGGCGGGCGGCTTCCTGTTCGAGGGCGGCATGTTCGGCACCTCGCTGCCGGCGGCGCTCGATTTCGCGGGCGGCACGGTGGTGCATATCAACGCGGGCGTCTCGGCGCTCGTCGCGTCACTGATCCTCGGCAAGCGCATCGGCTATCAAAAGGAAATCATGGCACCGCACTCGCTGACCTTGACGATGGTCGGCACCGGCCTGCTCTGGGTGGGCTGGTTCGGCTTCAACGCCGGTTCGGCGCTCGAGGCCAATGGGTCGGCGGCGCTCGCGATGATCAACACCTTCGTCGCCACCGCCTCGGCCGCGCTGTTCTGGATGCTCGCCGAAACGGTCGCAGGGCACAAGCCGTCGGCGCTCGGCTTTTGTTCGGGCATCATCGCCGGGCTCGTCGCGGTGACTCCGGCGGCGGGCAATTCGGGGCCGTTCGGCGCCATCGTCCTCGGCGCGGTCGCCTCGGTGATCTGCTTCTATGCGGTGACCGTCCTCAAGCCCAAGCTCGGCTATGACGACGCACTCGACGCCTTTGGCATCCACGGCATCGGCGGCATCGTCGGCGCAATCGGCACCGGCATCGTCTATGCGCCCAGCCTCGGCGGCCCCGGCGGCGACGATTTCGCCATCGGCCCGCAGGTCGCGACGCAGATCATCGCGGTGCTGGTCGCGATCGTCTGGGCGACCGTCGGCACCCTCATCGCGACCTCCATCGCCAAGGCGGTCACCGGGCTGCGCGTCAGCGAAGAGGTCGAACGCGAAGGCCTCGACCTCGGCGAACATGGCGAGCGCGCCTATAATATCTGA
- a CDS encoding P-II family nitrogen regulator, with translation MKLILAIIKPFKLDEVREALTGLGIAGMTVTEVKGFGRQKGQTEIYRGAEYATNMVPKVKIELVCDDALAPRVVETLQQSAGTGSIGDGKIFVLDVGQAVRIRTGETDEAAL, from the coding sequence GTTCAAGCTCGACGAAGTGCGCGAAGCACTGACCGGGCTCGGCATCGCCGGCATGACCGTGACCGAGGTCAAGGGGTTCGGTCGCCAAAAGGGGCAGACCGAAATCTATCGCGGCGCCGAATATGCCACCAACATGGTCCCGAAGGTGAAGATCGAACTCGTCTGCGACGACGCGCTCGCACCCAGGGTCGTCGAAACGCTCCAGCAAAGCGCCGGCACCGGATCGATCGGCGACGGCAAGATTTTCGTCCTCGACGTCGGTCAGGCGGTGCGCATCCGCACCGGCGAGACCGACGAGGCGGCGCTCTGA